In Sodalis ligni, a single genomic region encodes these proteins:
- a CDS encoding lysozyme, with protein sequence MAMSPALRKSIIAALSGGAMTIAVALLGGPNGLEGRQYLPYQDVAGIWTVCDGHTGPDIIKGRRYTDAECDALLAKDLAPVKKAVDTAVKVPIKDSTRAALYSFTYNVGTTAFRHSSLLRKLNAGDILGACQALRQWIYAGNRVWKGLMQRREIETDVCTWGGV encoded by the coding sequence ATGGCGATGTCTCCCGCGTTACGCAAAAGCATCATCGCCGCCCTCAGCGGCGGGGCGATGACCATCGCGGTGGCGCTGCTGGGCGGTCCCAACGGCCTTGAGGGGCGGCAATACCTGCCCTACCAGGATGTGGCCGGTATCTGGACCGTCTGCGACGGCCATACCGGACCGGATATTATCAAGGGCCGGCGCTATACCGATGCCGAATGCGACGCACTGCTGGCAAAAGACCTGGCGCCGGTGAAAAAAGCCGTTGATACGGCGGTAAAAGTTCCGATAAAAGACAGCACCCGCGCCGCGCTTTATTCCTTTACCTATAACGTAGGGACCACGGCGTTTCGTCACTCCTCTTTGCTGCGCAAGCTTAACGCCGGCGACATCCTCGGGGCATGCCAGGCGCTGCGCCAGTGGATCTATGCCGGTAACAGGGTTTGGAAGGGGCTGATGCAACGGCGCGAAATTGAAACTGACGTCTGTACCTGGGGAGGCGTATGA
- the lysC gene encoding Rz1-like lysis system protein LysC: MPLPASLTAPCPPSPPPNDPLTYGAALAWDELLLTDLQNCNEQLSAIRQIEIERQK; this comes from the coding sequence GTGCCCCTGCCGGCCAGCCTGACGGCCCCATGTCCGCCGTCGCCGCCGCCAAATGACCCTTTGACCTACGGCGCCGCGTTGGCCTGGGACGAACTGTTGCTCACCGACCTGCAAAATTGCAATGAGCAATTATCCGCCATTCGGCAAATCGAAATCGAGAGACAGAAATAG
- a CDS encoding LIC_12616 family protein, giving the protein MGNNSSTESGWLVPLGNGPDYDATLENQLSSWVTGLTGLTDGYVVSRWQPNQAPAFAADINWCAFGISEISQDDSQAFVDQTDSSTQLWRHEVISLQTSFYGPGGQQLISQFRDGMAVNQNNDELNAQGLSLTDYSAIKSNPELIDTQWTRRYDMTVRLRRKVVREYGVNSLVDTPVSFFGE; this is encoded by the coding sequence TTGGGCAACAACAGCAGTACCGAAAGCGGCTGGCTGGTGCCGCTGGGCAACGGCCCCGATTATGACGCAACCCTTGAAAACCAGTTAAGCAGCTGGGTGACGGGGCTCACCGGGCTGACGGACGGGTATGTGGTTTCCCGCTGGCAGCCCAATCAGGCGCCGGCGTTCGCGGCGGATATCAACTGGTGCGCTTTCGGCATTTCGGAAATCAGCCAGGACGACAGTCAGGCGTTCGTAGATCAGACCGACAGCAGCACTCAGCTATGGCGGCATGAAGTGATAAGTCTCCAGACGTCGTTTTACGGACCGGGCGGCCAGCAGCTGATCAGCCAGTTCCGCGACGGTATGGCGGTGAATCAGAACAACGACGAACTCAATGCACAAGGCCTGTCATTAACCGATTACAGCGCCATCAAATCCAACCCCGAACTTATCGATACACAGTGGACGCGCCGTTATGACATGACGGTGCGCCTGCGTCGCAAGGTCGTACGAGAATACGGCGTTAATTCGCTGGTGGACACACCAGTATCATTCTTTGGAGAATAA
- a CDS encoding DUF3383 family protein, whose translation MAQGLPVSNVVNVDIIMSPTAASGRNFGALLILGTSTVIPTTERLRLYAGIDDIGTDFGVSSPEYEAASIFFSQSPNPTQVYIGRWAKTLATGETGTAETLAAAVNACLEYTNWYGLAVADDADLVDGDVISVAAAIEASSLSHIFAVTTGDAMTLSATSSADLAAKLKAASYSRTFVQYSTSSKYAALSAFGRAFTVDFTGSNTTITLKFKTEPGVTYETLTLSQAAAVDGKNANVYVYYANDTAILQQGVMANGDFFDERQGLDWLQNYVQTNLYNLLYTTTTKIPQTDAGVTRLLTNVEASMDQSVTNGLVAPGVWNGGDIGQLAAGDTLTKGYYVYAAPIADQAQSDREARKAPLIQVACKLAGAVHYADVQINVVR comes from the coding sequence ATGGCACAGGGATTACCTGTATCCAACGTGGTCAACGTTGATATCATCATGTCGCCCACAGCGGCATCCGGCCGCAACTTCGGCGCGTTGCTTATCCTCGGCACCTCGACCGTTATACCGACAACCGAGCGTCTGCGTCTGTATGCCGGTATTGATGATATCGGCACGGATTTCGGCGTCAGCAGCCCGGAATATGAAGCGGCGTCGATTTTCTTTTCCCAATCGCCGAATCCCACCCAGGTCTATATCGGCCGCTGGGCCAAAACCCTGGCCACCGGGGAAACCGGCACGGCCGAAACCTTGGCCGCGGCGGTGAATGCTTGCCTGGAATACACCAACTGGTATGGCCTGGCGGTAGCGGACGATGCGGATCTCGTCGATGGGGATGTTATCAGCGTCGCCGCCGCCATCGAGGCTTCCTCCCTCAGCCATATTTTCGCCGTCACCACCGGCGACGCTATGACATTGAGCGCCACTTCCAGTGCCGATCTGGCCGCCAAGCTCAAGGCCGCGTCTTACAGCCGCACCTTCGTGCAATACTCCACCTCGAGCAAATATGCCGCGCTGTCGGCGTTTGGCCGGGCGTTCACCGTGGATTTCACCGGCAGCAACACCACCATTACGCTGAAATTCAAAACCGAACCGGGCGTCACCTACGAAACCCTCACCCTGTCACAGGCGGCGGCGGTGGACGGCAAGAACGCCAACGTCTATGTCTACTACGCCAATGATACGGCGATTTTGCAACAGGGGGTCATGGCCAACGGCGACTTCTTCGATGAACGCCAGGGACTGGACTGGCTGCAAAACTACGTCCAGACCAATCTCTACAATCTGCTTTACACCACCACCACCAAAATCCCGCAAACCGATGCCGGGGTCACGCGTCTGCTCACCAACGTCGAGGCGTCCATGGATCAGTCGGTCACCAACGGCCTGGTGGCGCCGGGGGTATGGAATGGCGGCGATATCGGTCAGCTGGCGGCGGGGGACACTCTCACCAAAGGTTACTACGTCTATGCGGCGCCTATCGCCGACCAGGCGCAGTCCGATCGCGAGGCACGCAAGGCGCCGCTTATCCAGGTGGCCTGCAAGCTGGCGGGTGCGGTGCATTATGCCGATGTTCAAATCAATGTGGTTCGTTAA
- a CDS encoding phage structural protein, with protein MATYSFSDVSASLSGLTGVIDLGYGSANASEGITVTMPAAVNTVTVGADGEVMHSLSPNKSGTIQVTLLKTSPVNKKLSLAYNAQTLSSAAWGNNVIVLRNHASGDITTARSVAFNAVPNNTNATDGGTMTWTFACGKIDQVLGEF; from the coding sequence ATGGCAACTTATAGTTTTTCCGATGTCAGCGCCTCTTTGTCCGGCCTGACCGGCGTTATCGATCTGGGCTACGGCTCCGCCAACGCATCAGAAGGCATCACCGTGACGATGCCCGCCGCCGTGAATACCGTCACCGTCGGCGCCGACGGTGAAGTCATGCACAGCCTGAGTCCGAATAAATCAGGCACCATCCAGGTAACGTTGCTGAAAACCTCGCCGGTGAATAAAAAACTGTCCCTGGCCTACAACGCCCAGACCTTATCCTCGGCGGCCTGGGGCAATAACGTTATCGTCCTGCGCAACCATGCTTCCGGCGACATCACCACCGCCCGTTCCGTGGCGTTCAACGCGGTACCCAACAATACCAACGCGACGGACGGCGGTACTATGACCTGGACATTCGCCTGCGGCAAAATCGATCAGGTGCTCGGGGAGTTCTAA
- a CDS encoding phage tail assembly chaperone, translating to MEFELKGNQYRTSALDVFHQLKVSRKLLPVIADMLGELKNGETSLLDALPKIAQTIAALKDEDCDAILFPCLAVARRKQGSHWAPVFDPSSDTLMFDDLELMDVLHIVANVVGESLGNFFHDLPGSVTAAPSPL from the coding sequence ATGGAATTTGAACTGAAAGGCAATCAGTACCGCACGTCCGCCTTGGACGTGTTCCACCAGCTCAAGGTATCCCGCAAATTATTGCCGGTGATAGCGGATATGCTGGGAGAACTGAAAAACGGTGAAACCAGTCTGCTGGACGCCCTGCCGAAAATCGCTCAAACCATTGCCGCCCTGAAAGACGAAGACTGCGACGCCATTCTGTTTCCCTGCCTGGCGGTTGCCAGGCGTAAACAGGGCAGCCATTGGGCTCCGGTGTTCGACCCATCGTCGGACACCCTGATGTTTGATGATCTGGAACTGATGGATGTGTTGCATATCGTCGCTAACGTGGTGGGGGAATCGCTGGGAAATTTTTTTCACGATCTCCCCGGCAGCGTGACGGCGGCCCCGTCGCCGCTATAA
- a CDS encoding DUF6889 family protein, translated as MGEIKSGAIDLCDIAMLNDYLDLVEDNNARIARWRQANER; from the coding sequence ATGGGTGAGATCAAAAGCGGCGCCATTGATCTGTGCGATATCGCCATGTTGAACGATTATCTCGATCTGGTGGAAGACAATAATGCGCGGATAGCGCGCTGGAGGCAGGCAAATGAACGCTGA
- a CDS encoding phage baseplate protein, protein MDILSALFQQNSRHFGQGTTLLIPSVVVSEVHKDSLTVTAYPVESGATISDHAYMPPATVTMILGFAGGGALLDQSITSAITKTIGQTTPLELSPQDTYKQILGLLTSRTLIEVTTGKRQYSNMLITSIEVDTSVATEYVLSCTLTMTQVVITTTDTTKAALKVNMANTLSTSAVANTGKKTPTTPANPTVAAGNIAAN, encoded by the coding sequence ATGGATATTCTTTCAGCCCTGTTCCAGCAAAACTCGCGGCATTTCGGCCAGGGAACGACGCTGCTTATTCCAAGCGTAGTGGTGTCGGAAGTCCATAAGGATAGCCTGACCGTTACGGCGTATCCGGTGGAGAGTGGCGCCACCATCAGCGACCACGCCTATATGCCGCCGGCGACGGTAACCATGATCCTGGGTTTTGCCGGCGGCGGCGCGTTGCTTGACCAGTCCATCACCAGTGCGATAACAAAAACCATCGGCCAAACCACGCCCCTTGAACTCAGTCCGCAGGACACTTATAAGCAAATATTGGGCTTGCTTACCTCTCGAACCCTTATCGAGGTCACCACCGGCAAGCGGCAATACAGCAATATGCTGATTACGTCCATCGAGGTGGATACCAGTGTCGCGACGGAATACGTTTTGTCCTGCACGTTGACGATGACCCAGGTCGTTATCACCACGACTGATACGACCAAGGCCGCTTTGAAAGTCAATATGGCCAACACCTTAAGCACCTCGGCAGTGGCGAATACCGGAAAGAAAACACCGACAACACCCGCTAATCCCACGGTGGCGGCGGGTAATATTGCCGCCAATTGA
- a CDS encoding phage baseplate plug family protein encodes MAIQEIPLTADNQTFYIKLAGTLYKMTLLWRDSAGWILDIADSASNALIQGIPLVINVDLLAQYAYLGFNGQLMVMLDDDDTSLPTITGLGSTSHVYFITASSS; translated from the coding sequence ATGGCTATCCAAGAAATACCCCTTACAGCGGATAATCAGACCTTCTATATCAAGCTGGCAGGGACCTTATACAAAATGACCTTATTGTGGCGGGACAGCGCCGGCTGGATATTGGATATCGCCGATTCCGCGAGTAATGCCTTGATTCAAGGCATTCCCCTGGTGATTAACGTCGATTTATTGGCGCAATACGCCTACCTGGGCTTTAACGGTCAACTGATGGTTATGCTGGATGACGATGATACCAGTCTGCCGACCATAACCGGCCTGGGAAGCACCAGTCATGTCTATTTTATTACCGCGTCATCGTCATGA
- a CDS encoding Gp138 family membrane-puncturing spike protein — protein sequence MTIPVNEQTGEIDQLLEAHGDNLSTNLRVAMPGIIKSFDPDTVTCSVQPAIKGAITDITGKVNSVNLPLLADVPVLFPRGGGVTLTFPVREGDECLVVFADRCIDFWWQNGDLQEPVDPRQHDLSDAFALIGPQSQKYKISGISTTATQLRTDSGASFIEIDRSGNVTIDTPLLTVNGKVQINGAVTSTGDQVAAGISQTGHVHGGVQSGGSNTGAAK from the coding sequence ATGACGATTCCCGTTAATGAACAAACCGGCGAGATTGACCAGTTACTGGAAGCCCATGGCGATAATCTCTCCACCAACCTGCGGGTAGCCATGCCCGGCATTATCAAGTCCTTCGATCCGGATACGGTCACCTGCTCGGTACAGCCGGCCATCAAAGGCGCCATCACCGATATCACCGGCAAGGTGAATTCCGTCAACCTGCCGCTGCTGGCGGATGTACCGGTGCTGTTTCCCCGGGGCGGCGGCGTCACCCTGACGTTCCCGGTGAGAGAAGGAGATGAATGCCTGGTGGTGTTTGCCGATCGCTGCATCGATTTCTGGTGGCAGAACGGCGACCTGCAGGAACCGGTGGACCCTCGCCAGCATGATTTATCCGACGCCTTCGCCTTGATTGGACCGCAGTCGCAAAAATATAAAATCAGCGGCATCAGCACCACCGCCACCCAGCTGCGCACTGACAGCGGCGCGTCGTTTATTGAAATCGACCGCAGCGGCAATGTCACCATCGACACGCCGCTGCTGACGGTGAACGGCAAAGTACAAATCAACGGCGCCGTCACCTCCACCGGCGATCAGGTGGCGGCGGGCATCAGCCAGACCGGCCACGTCCACGGCGGAGTACAAAGCGGCGGCAGCAATACAGGAGCGGCAAAATGA
- a CDS encoding baseplate J/gp47 family protein, with amino-acid sequence MALNLDTLGLAATVTATGITAPDYQTILNTVTGYFQQIYGSDAYLAPDSKDGQMVALVALAIHDANNSAIAVYNSFSPATAVSNGLASNVKINGIQRAAAVNSTVDVLIAGTAGTTITNGSVKDGNSVIWNLPAQVVIDVAGSVIVTATCATTGAITALPGTVNQINTPTLGWSSATNPSAAAVGSADETDAALRARQAISVALPSLTPFEAIDGAIANIGGVTRHVLFENDTGSTDGNGLPAHSISAVIEGGDATSIADTLRSKKGQGVSTYGTTSITVPDEYGNPQVISFSRPIAVPVFISLTLTVFTGYTSVIGDQIKAAIADYINSLSIGSDVLLSRVYSPANLGAVSGGASKYYDIIDLSIGTSAAAVAAGNINIAWDESASCSVDDILIQVAS; translated from the coding sequence ATGGCTCTTAATCTCGACACTCTTGGACTGGCGGCCACCGTCACAGCCACGGGCATCACCGCCCCCGACTACCAGACCATCCTCAACACCGTCACCGGCTATTTCCAGCAGATCTACGGCAGCGACGCCTATCTGGCCCCCGACAGCAAAGACGGCCAGATGGTGGCGCTGGTGGCGTTGGCGATTCATGATGCCAATAACAGCGCCATCGCGGTGTATAACTCTTTTTCACCGGCCACCGCCGTCAGCAACGGACTGGCCAGCAATGTGAAGATTAACGGTATCCAACGGGCCGCCGCGGTGAATTCCACGGTGGACGTGCTGATAGCCGGCACCGCCGGCACCACCATTACCAACGGATCGGTTAAAGACGGCAACAGCGTTATCTGGAATTTACCGGCCCAGGTGGTGATTGACGTCGCCGGCTCGGTTATTGTTACCGCCACCTGCGCCACCACCGGCGCTATCACCGCGCTGCCCGGCACGGTAAACCAGATCAATACGCCGACCCTGGGATGGTCATCCGCCACCAATCCTTCCGCCGCCGCGGTGGGCAGCGCCGACGAGACCGATGCCGCCTTAAGGGCCAGGCAGGCCATCAGCGTGGCGCTGCCGTCGCTGACGCCCTTTGAAGCCATAGACGGGGCCATCGCCAATATCGGCGGCGTCACGCGCCATGTCCTGTTCGAGAACGACACCGGCAGCACGGACGGTAACGGCCTGCCGGCGCACTCCATCTCGGCGGTGATTGAAGGCGGCGACGCCACCTCCATCGCCGATACCCTGCGCAGCAAGAAAGGGCAGGGGGTCAGCACCTACGGCACTACCAGCATCACCGTGCCGGACGAGTACGGCAACCCTCAGGTCATCAGCTTTTCCAGGCCCATTGCGGTGCCCGTGTTCATCTCCCTGACCCTGACGGTATTTACCGGCTATACCTCGGTCATCGGCGACCAGATTAAAGCCGCCATCGCCGACTATATCAACTCACTGTCCATCGGCAGCGATGTATTGCTGAGCCGGGTGTATTCACCCGCCAATCTCGGCGCGGTGAGCGGCGGCGCCAGCAAATATTACGACATTATCGATCTGTCCATCGGCACATCCGCCGCCGCCGTCGCGGCCGGCAATATTAATATCGCCTGGGACGAATCGGCCTCCTGCAGCGTGGATGACATCCTTATCCAGGTGGCGTCATGA
- a CDS encoding DUF2612 domain-containing protein, which produces MSKYTDLITNYHRGKPNFVDHIDLSTRPLVDIDGAMIGFINDFDIDTAVGNQLDILGEWIGRSRTVAQPISGVYFSWDTDGLGYEQGVWQGHYDPDAGFTNLSDDVYRVVLKAKIAINHWDGTNGSLPDILNTALAGSGLFMQIVDNQNMTIALWVFAETSMDYVSRELLAAIRQGYLTVKAAGVYAGEILTPSANNQFFGFDMDNQYIAGFDIGSWGVNL; this is translated from the coding sequence ATGAGTAAATACACCGATCTCATCACCAACTACCACCGTGGCAAACCGAATTTTGTCGACCATATCGATTTATCCACCCGCCCGCTGGTGGATATCGATGGCGCCATGATCGGGTTTATCAATGATTTTGATATTGATACCGCCGTGGGCAATCAGCTGGACATTCTCGGCGAATGGATAGGCCGCAGCCGCACCGTGGCACAGCCTATTTCCGGCGTTTACTTTTCCTGGGATACCGACGGACTGGGCTATGAACAGGGCGTCTGGCAAGGCCACTACGATCCCGACGCCGGTTTTACCAACCTGAGCGACGATGTTTACCGGGTGGTGCTGAAAGCCAAAATCGCCATTAATCACTGGGACGGCACCAACGGCTCGCTGCCGGATATTCTGAATACCGCCCTGGCCGGCTCCGGGTTATTTATGCAGATAGTGGATAACCAGAATATGACCATTGCTCTGTGGGTATTTGCCGAAACCAGCATGGATTACGTTTCCCGTGAACTGCTGGCCGCCATTCGCCAGGGCTATTTAACGGTAAAAGCCGCCGGGGTTTATGCCGGGGAAATATTAACCCCGTCGGCCAACAATCAGTTTTTCGGCTTCGACATGGACAACCAATATATCGCCGGTTTTGATATCGGCTCATGGGGAGTGAATTTATAA